The Bacillus spongiae genomic interval TGGTATTTACCATATAACGAACAAAAGAATCGATTAAATGGACCTTTGTTTGTTCATAATGTTGAACGTGCCACCTAATAAGTAAATGTAGTGTTTTTGCCAGCCAAATGATCCATAATAATGTGAAAAAGGAATGGTTGTCTTCACTAGGAACACTTGTATATAAGGGTATGAACACAGCAAGTCCAACTAGAATAATGAGAAACTGTATAAAACAGCTAACGACTATGGAACGAGTAAAATAGGTTGATAATTGACTTTCCAATGGCAACAGAAAAACTTGATCGGCGCTTTTCAAAAAAGTATAGATAGGGCTATACGTTATGATCAATGCTAAAATTGGTGCAATCGTGATGGCTACAGGAAACTCATTTGAAATGGTCTTTAGCCAATCGATATAATAGTAAGAAGTGACTCCTATTAAAATAATGGATAAATTAATCATTTGTGCGAGGAAATATCTTGAGTATTTAAACAATTCGTTAGCTGTGGCTTGAAAGCGATGGTACCATAACTACTTTTCGTTTAACATAACTTTCCACCTTTTTAGAGCAATCTGTTTCTTATGTATTTCTTTTAAAAAATAACCCAAACGGAACACCAAGTTACGCTTAAATGACAACAGTTAGGGGGGACCCATTCCTAATACTGGGCAGCTCCCCCTGAACACAAATGAATGAAAATATTCTAAGTTATCTACGGTTATGGCCTGTTGGTCGCTTTAAGGCGTATAGATCTTCCTCCATCGCATAATATTTTTGTTCTAACACTTCTTTTGCATCAGCAACCCCTTGGTTATAAGAATAAGGAGCAATTTCTTTTAACATAAAGTCTAAAAGGTTTCCGGCAGCAAGCTCGCCAATTTCATCTCCATCTTGTTCATAATAGTATTGCTGAATTTTATTAATAAGATCCTCTTTTTCCTCTTTTGGAATGCGAATATAATTCATTTTGTTCATACCGTCCTTTCTTTTTAAATAATCTAAAGTAGGGAAATTTAGCCATTATCATCTATAAAGAGTATATCAAATTCTACCTTCGTTTTTATATTTAATGTATAAGCACCATGGAGTAATTTTCTATTTAAGGAATATTTTTAGGGAGTTTTCAACTGCATGATATAATGAGTGGGTGAAGCAATCCATGTTTATTAAAATACTATCGAAAAATTAAACATAATCTTGTCGTTCATTCATCTTACTTTTCTAAAGGAGAAAACAGAATGAATCCAATAAACTTCATGGCAATTGGCCTTCCAATTGTAATCGTTATTTTAGTACTTATTGTTTTTTATAAAGTTTTTTTCAAGAAGAGAAGTGTTACTCTTTTTTACACACCATTTGATGATATAACTGGACAAACTGAAGTGGAGTTCCATGAAGAGAAAGAAGTTCTTGCTGAGGCTGAAGGGCAGTCCGATGACAAAAATTAGAACCTTTTATCCCTTTGTTTCATTGGAGAGATTGAAACCTTTCTTTATAGTTTAACGTATTAAGTTAAAGGGGAGAAACCATAGAAATGGGAGTTAGATAGGATTGGCCATAAAAGAAGTGTAAAGTAGAATTGATTTTCTTAAAAAGGTGTGGGTATATATGATAGAAACAATATCGAAGTCTTCATTTTATACACGAATGAAGCAGAATAAAGCTAAAAAATTGTCTAGTAACGGTAAATATGAAGAAGCGGCAAAGGAACTTGAAAAAATTCCAAATAAAGATCCTGATGATTTAAATGGTTTAGGAGGCCTGTATTTTCAGATAAAAGAATATGAGACAGCTTTAGTCTATTTCAAGAAATATTTAGAAACTGGAATAGATGTAGAAAATGCTTATGTGAATTTGGGATGTGCATATGGTTGCTTAGACGAAAAGGAATAGGCAATAGAATGCTATGATTATGTAATAGAAAACGGAAAAAATAAAAAATTCAAATCATTATCTTATTTAAATAAAGGTGGTATTTTAAGTGGAAATAAACAGTATGATCAAGCGAATGAATTATATGATCAAGCTCTGCAAATTGACATGAATATGGCCTTGGGTGTATATGCAAACAAGGGGCATAACTTCTTAGCGGAAAAGAAGTATAAAGAAGCCTTAACGATGTTCCAACTTGCTTACAAACGTAATAAATTTAATGGTGAACCTTTAAATGATGGATCCATTGAGTTTAACTTGGGGAAGCTGTACTCAATCGAAAAAGATGAGGAGAATTGCCAAAAGTTTTTAAAGAAGGCAATTTAAAAAAATAAATCTTTAGAGCATAAGGTAATAGAATGTGACGAATTTGATTTCTACCGAAACGAGAAATGGTTGAGAAAATTAGTTAAATAGACCAATCGATGAAAATAGAAATTTGTACATTTTAGAGGGTAACGGAGTGTGTGTAATAACGGATAAAATTTATTTAGTAGGAGCCAAAGGAATTATTTATAGCAAGGCCGATAATGGCACCCTTATAACATGAAAATGACAAAAAAGGTTATTTAATTGTTATAGGGGAGTTTACTAAACGAATAATCTCTGGATAAGGGTGGAAATGGTATG includes:
- a CDS encoding DUF2164 domain-containing protein gives rise to the protein MNYIRIPKEEKEDLINKIQQYYYEQDGDEIGELAAGNLLDFMLKEIAPYSYNQGVADAKEVLEQKYYAMEEDLYALKRPTGHNRR
- a CDS encoding DUF3951 domain-containing protein codes for the protein MNPINFMAIGLPIVIVILVLIVFYKVFFKKRSVTLFYTPFDDITGQTEVEFHEEKEVLAEAEGQSDDKN